The sequence caaagataaggtcatggtcggaaatcaaactcatgaccccagtgctgtgaggcagaagtgcgaaccactaagccactatgctgccctgAACAGACAGATAATGAACATGCAAGTTATGTGATGTATTGaaatatataaacagaaatacaataaaacaggaaagatAAACACTTAGGGGGGATATTAAATTACCAGTGAAGTGCCATAGCAGCATCAGAATGCTTTGGAACCTCTCATCTAATTGAAGGACACACAACCACAAATGGACAGGTCAGTGCCATCTTCAGCATATCCATATCCTGAACATCTGTTCTGCTAAAAACCTTTGATCACCCAATTAGCGCCAAGttcttctatctctctctcaaCTTCAAAAATGGGAACACACTGACAAGCTGCAGActtacaacaaaacaaaaaaaaaaaaaaaagtgctccaACATCCATTACACAATCACAAATCTTTATATTAACAAGTAGATACCCACTATTAATAAATCTTATGTGCCATGGTCCTTTAGTGATATGAGAGGGTCTCAACCCTCAGTTGTTAGACCCCTCCCTTCCTTTAAAACAGCTATGATTGGTTTGAGTGAAGAACCAAAACATCCACAGGCGCTACATAACATTATGCCAAGTAACACACTAAGGGGCGGGTAATCAATTAGGATTTGCGGCTGAGCTTGTAAAGGGTCATTACGGTACTGCAACTtcgcggatttctgtgcgcaGAAATCCACGATGCTGCGGTACTGGGACCCATGTAGCcgcaaatcctaattgaatatgcccctaaggggtaCATTGGTCAACTGCAGGTTTTGTAAAAGTCTGTAGTTGTCCATTTTTTCATGCAATTTTAATAAAGGCAAAACCCACCGATGTGTACGTAGCTTTATACAATGTTGATGATAGGGCCACTAGTTCATAACATTATATGCTGTGTATGGACAACACATTTGGTTTTGACTCTATGAGCTTATATTGGAATTTGGGAATGTAAGTAattgtatgttagagaattgcAATGTTAACATCTTAAGAGTATTCTCTGGTGCAAGACAATATTCACCACAAACACTCTcttattttcaaattatttttttattcccagAATCCACTGGCAGATCTTGTGACAAGGGATCTACCACAAGACAGACACACAGGACGTATAGGAGTTTGCAGGTCAGAGAATTCATTACATGGCAAACAGGATAAGGAATGCAACCATGAGACAGAACAGTCCCATAGCCTCAGACAGGGCAAAGCCCAAGATGGCATAGGAGAACAGCTGCTGTTTTAGAGATGGGTTCCTGCAGAGAGAaaggaaaaatataaacaaacaagaaGACACAGGCCAAAGCAATTAAagcaaaacactttaaaaaacaattatgcaaaactattaaaaaatatGAAAGTACTCATTAACTCACACACGTCATGTCAGTCAAGACTTAcgctggctacacactacaggttttacaGAGAATTATTTGGCCAAACACCCGAGAAACGTCCAGATATGGCGTTAGCCTGTACACTTGCACAATGAACAgcagtcgttccaaagcaccgatcgtggtttcatttgattgttcagcagaacataAAATCTCATTCAGTGATGGAACGCCGTCCTTTCAATCCTACAGTGTGTGTacactcatgatcaggatctccatagagtttacaaagccgtgatcttttcagccgaagagcacaggtctgagggtaaatcttttaaaacatgtatagtttgTATGTAAAACATTGGTGaaaaatttctgcagtgtgtagccAGCCTTAATGTGACACAACCAAAGTACAATTGTGTGTACTGTGGAAACATTATCACTTAGAAAAACTGAATTCTATCCTGTAGAAACTGACTGAATATGGCAGTGTAGTGCTGAAAGGCAACATTGCagtatatggtaccatatatagagCAAGACAAGAATCCTATTCCGTATGTGATAGGtagataatatttaatattacacacgttccacaaaataaactaatataccTTTACAATACATATCAGAAAGTATATAAAGCACATTTAAGCTGTATTCTTGTCGCTCATATTTAAGCAAAAtttaaagcctttttttttttttttttaaatacatgtagCCCTTTGGGGAGCCCATGTGAAGCCCTCCCAAACAGTTGACCACCAATGATCTAGCAAGATGTATGGAAGTCCACACTGAACGGACATTGTGACAGATCAGCAAAGTTTCTGGACCAAATAATGAACCGACACGGCATCAACAGAAAACTTACAATTATCTGTCACCTTATCCAATCAGTTGATCAAATGGTTTAAAAATGGCCACATTTGCAGCCAAGTCTTTAAAGCAACGTCTTTTCCTATTCTAGGCGTTCCATACATATATACCTATGCTTTAGTTCACATAAAGATGGCAGATTGAGTGCCCTTGAGTTTAAACTGCAATTATGTTTTACACAATGTGTTGATCATGCTGAAATTACCACCACCCATGTTATTGCACTTTGGGCTTAAAACCCCCTATGTATGCAATTATCTCATTTATCTGCATGTTGCATTTCTGTGATGAACAAAACGCAAAGCGAGTCAGTCAGGAAAAGCAATCCTACAAAACAAGGGATCATCTTGAATTCTCAAAATATGTACTTAATCATGAGATGTGGATTACGATGAACAGTTTAAGGCAGGTCAATCCAAATGAAAGAACCAAAAACCACCCAGAGGAATTTAAAAGTATTCCCACAGCTGGTAATAAATACAGGAGCTTGTTGAAAAGACAACATAAATAGTTGCGAGAATATCTTACCTGGCATATCCAATAATGAGGCTGCCGAACACTGTACCGATACCAGCACCAGAACCAGCCACTCCTACTGTGGCAGCTCCAGCACCAATGAACTTTGCCGCAGTATCTATATCCCGGCACACTGCGCTGCTCTGGATCCCTCGAGCTGGAACCAGAGCCATCTGTGGAGACAAAAGCAATATAACCACTAGAACGTCACAACCAAGACAAGTAAATGGCAAACCCTACATCCATGTAATTACACGGATGTAGAGTAATTAGTACTATATGATGAGAACGATACATGTTTACAATAGGAGTTAGGATACAGCTCAGAAAGATAGGCTTTGTCAAAATTTAGTTGGAAACTTCATGAAAATTTGTgcctctgcattttttttttttactgaatgtgacattattattaaaatacagcCCAATTCCAAAGTTCCTAAAATATGACCTCCAGAATATTTGTATTATGCTATTCTGCAAGAGCGTACAATCTGATGATTATATAGGTTATATAATACATGGTAAGCAAGCCTCATACATCAGCATACCACTGCCTTTGGTCAAGCAGAGCTACAAGGGACCTCAAGCGAAGGGCAATGCATGTTCTATACCATGTATGAGGATAGAATACACAATTAACTCAAATTGCTTTATTAGGAGAAGAGCACATTTCTTAGCAAGGTGCCAATAAACATCTTAATGATAACTGAATAGAACACAGATGGGAATAACCAAACTGCACCAGTGCACCCTCTTCCTTGGAGGCAGGCTCAGCGGTGGTCACAGAGTTGGTGATTCAAATTCCCTTAAACTTGTGGACCTCAGGAATAGCCAATGTGTTAATGCAACTCCCTGCATGCAGAGTCTATGGAGAGCAAAGGAGAGagactatacacacacacacacacaccctagtAAATACCGTGGGTGTGCAGTGGTAACTGTGGTCGTGTTCTAATTGAGGGCGAGACATGGTTAGTATAATGCTTCAAATTTAGAATACCTGAACATAACTTAATAAAAATGAGAAAGAACACCAATCACCTAAACACAGTAAGAGCAGCCTTTTACAGCTTCAGCCATTATAATGTTTTAAAGAACAGAATATTAGACCTCTGGAATATTAATCATGAACTGCCTCAATGATGCCAATGATTCCTGGTTACTTGGTGAGCCCAAAAATGGCGTCTTAACTATGTAGTCTGCAGGTGCACCTTAAGATTTATTTCTCCTCCCATTTGTTTAAATCCATATTCCCTGTTGTCCTTACTTGGGGTGGGGATTCCTCATGTTATCTATACCTCTAATGTAGCCTAAAACCTCAGGTCAGCACCCCAGAGATACCTCATCAGCTTCCATTACTTTATGTCTGCTACTCTCCTAGTTTCACTTGCCCTCATATTGTTCACCAAATGTACCCGTGTCCTCCCTCACGACCATGGGAGTGGTCTCAGAACCAGCAACGCATCCAGTTCAGTTTATATTGGAGCCCAAGTGTGGATAGTTTTCATTCAGCATGGTTGCTGTGTAACAGATTACAATGTTTATATCTTCACCTGATCAGCTGCAATGCTATTGTATGCTCTTCAGGATGGAGAAAATAAATCCAAGAAGAGATACATTACCCTATATAATTACACTTCAATACCAACTGATTAGAACGTCTGCAATGgagaaaacaaaaccaaaaatattGTGCAAGAGTCTTTACATGGTTTCCTGTAAGTAAATGGTTACCTATTTCTGGTGTCACAGTTGCTGTTAGAATCTACGCAGTCTCACAATGGAATAAGGTAACCTATGCACTCCAAAGGGGCTGAGGAGTGGGTGATTTGGTATTTCCCAGCAACAGTACTGTGACCAATCAATGGTGATCCAGGAATAGCATAAGTCACTCAGGAAATGTAGATGCAATatgtgttaatgttttttttctgcaaaaccaTATGAGGCAAATCATGAGCTGTCCTTTATAATCTAAGCACCGAGAGTCAATCATGACTAAAACTTAATGACAAAATATGTTATTACGTCGCTAATGCTTTCATTGCAACATGATGCACATTCGCTTATAGTGGCTTATATTCCTAAGCTTTTGTATGGCGCTTCTCACCAGATGAAACAAGAGTGTTTCTAGGAGTACTATAGAAGAACACACTCCTATTTGTGCAATGGTATGTATGACCACACTGCAAGCCATCCATAGTGCTTCAATGCAGCTCTACTATAGAGCTATGGCTGGACCGAACCCTACAGTGCTGAGACAGAGCTCTACTATAGTGCTATGGCTGGACCGAACCCTACAGTACTGAGAGACAGCTCTATTATAGTGCTATGGCTGGACCAAACCCTACAGTGCTGAGAGAGACAGCTCTATTATAGTGCTATGGCTCGACCAAACCCTACAGTGCTGAGAGAGACAGCTCTATTATAGTGCTATGGCTCGACCAAACCCTACAGTGCTGAGAGACAGCTCTACTATAGTGCTATGGCTGGACCGAACCCTACAGTGCTGAGAGACAGCTCTATTATAGTGCTATGGCTGGACCAAACCCTACAGTGCTGAGAGAGACAGCTCTATTATAGTGCTATGGCTCGACCGAACCCTACAGTGCTGAGAGACAGCTCTATTATAGTGCTATGGCTGGACCAAACCCTACAGTGCTGAGAGACAGCTCTATTATAGTGCTATGACTGGACCGAACCCTACAGTGCTGAGAGACAGCTCTATTATAGTGCTATGGCTGGACCGAACCCTACAGTGCTGAGAGAGACAGCTCTCAGATAAGACACACGTGGGGACAGGATTAATAATCGCTGTCAGATATTTACTCCGCATGTAGATGGAGACTTCCCGATTGATATAAAGTACACATTCTAAAACCTACCATAACTTGGCCAAGTGGTGTATTCCATTTGGTTTCTAATGGATTGTAGTTAAGTGGAAAATCAACCCACTATTTAGAAACACATTATTTCAGACGCTGCATATCAAACAACTACGTCCTTTATACTCGCTTCTCCTGAGGCATGTTTCAATGTTAGAAGACCCCTTCCTTTGAAGCAGGTTTCAAATGCTAAGGTGGAGATACTTCAATGTTTAAATATATCTTGCATTAACCTGACACATCACTGCAGGTAGACAGTAAAGCATGACCTTCACACTCCATTACTCAggtgaagctcctcccacatgcAGCACAGTGCCGTAATGGCAtttgatacaggtcaaaaagcctGAGACAAGTACTGAGGATTTAGGAGTATTTTAACAAAATGAAATAatgattaatatattttattgtattgaacATCCTAGAGTGCCCCAACAATACACTGTTTATCTTCTTTCTAAGGATTATGGCTAGCACAAACCCGGTGTAAGTATTAATCAATCCAACTGCATTTATGCAACACCAATCTGTCAATCTTTCAGTCACTATGGGGAAGAATCAATTAACTGGGAAGTGCGTAGGAAATTGttgctttacttgctctttaatacACAGAAACAGAGCTAGTGATGCAACCGGAACTTAACTGACAGAAACATCATTTTTGACCTTACCAAACTAGACAATTTAAATGATAAAGTGCAATAACGTGTAGTAGTAACTGGGACAATACAATAGTTATTGTAACgcatcatttttttttcctcctaaaaGCGAGATCTAAGTGTTTATGTAAAGAGTGTTTAGGAAGTCAGCATACCTGATCTGTTTTGGTTACAGATTGGGTCAACAGTGCGGTAGATAGGGGTCGGCAGAGCAGACAAGCGCCATTCTTCACCTAGGTATAAGGAGAGGAAATCAATAAGTACAACCACATCCAAAAATGCATAGACATGACAGGGTACATAGAAGTATAGTTAAATAGCATGCTGTTCCATTATATACAATAAATCAGGATTATGTGTTCAGACTGCGCAATTTTTCGGTACctcaacattgcagatttttccTCGCACTCcctatgggggggaggggggttttgaGAGAAACCCGCAATGTTACATCGCCGCGGAGTGCCTTCGTGACAGTTCCAGAAGCACGCTGCTgttaactgaatatgcccctatgaacgGTTTTACACCGTTGACCTGCCACTTGGCACTGTACAGGACAGGTAGATCTCCATACGAAACAGAAACCTTGATTTTGAAAGGAAATGTCTACATTTATACTGCATAcccaaggtaaaaaaaaacaaaacttcttaACATACTGAAATCCGCCCATTAATATtacttttgggtggagttattctTTTCGTTCCAtcttaaacatttgtttttgttttttttttattactttagttgAGCAACAAGTTCAAGTTAATTACaagtctttttttattattaaagatgGCTCCTTAGTTCATAACTAATATTGATTACCAAGAATAATTCTATTGTTAAATATACTCCCATCTGACCTTGATTCCTAAAATATTAGGTAACAATATATTAAGTATCTGGTATCCCAAATGTGAGCTACTTCCAAAGAGTTATAATTCATCACTCGCATCAAAATTTGGTGCCTCTACAATAAAAACACCTGTAAAACATTTACTGTCCCAAATATATACCATGTACAAATATTGCCCTCAACATGAACTTGTTcagtgatatagatagatagatatatatatatatatatatatatatatagtgtgaatcTTGAAACTAGTACAGCACTTACCAGGGAAGGGTTGGACATCAGCTTGACACAAGCGTACATTTTGATGTTAAAGTGGACGGACAAAGGATATGAGAAATGCTTCTGTAAAAgaattaaaaaacatataatgCATCTTATTGAGCATTATGTACACTTGTATTACACACATCTAGAAAAATATTCAGCAAAAGTTTGTAttacacaaaaatacatttataaaataaccATTTTATAAATGAAAAACAGAGATGAAAAACAGAGATACCCATGGGATCTTCACCCCAGTAAGTTAGAGAACATAGAAACAAAGTTCCACTTCTCTGTTAATTTAGGTGCCCCAGGGACTGAGCATTGTGTGTGGGTATGTATAATGCAAAACAACCTACACATCTCCTGAACACCTCAGGTGACAGCACCTCCTGCTGCTGGCCGGTATATACCACCAGGTGAAGGCTCACCtgcagcagggggtggggagAGCTCTGGTACCTGCATATATAGGTAACACTGCCCAGCCCACAGCTTCTGGCACAGACTTTCCCAGCATATCACAAGCGCACCTACCCGCCAGCAGGGGGAGCTCTTACACGTAGTGTCCCGGAATTCTTTCCGATTCCGGACTATTCTGCTTTACAttcacacacagaaaaaaaccctAATACCGGTATATATCGGGAACATACAGGACCCGGCGTTATTGTAAAACAGCGACAGCA is a genomic window of Mixophyes fleayi isolate aMixFle1 chromosome 2, aMixFle1.hap1, whole genome shotgun sequence containing:
- the ATP5MC2 gene encoding ATP synthase F(0) complex subunit C2, mitochondrial isoform X2, translated to MTLCMSLSAGISLQKHFSYPLSVHFNIKMYACVKLMSNPSLVKNGACLLCRPLSTALLTQSVTKTDQMALVPARGIQSSAVCRDIDTAAKFIGAGAATVGVAGSGAGIGTVFGSLIIGYARNPSLKQQLFSYAILGFALSEAMGLFCLMVAFLILFAM
- the ATP5MC2 gene encoding ATP synthase F(0) complex subunit C2, mitochondrial isoform X1, giving the protein MRSVVSLLHSLPAKKHFSYPLSVHFNIKMYACVKLMSNPSLVKNGACLLCRPLSTALLTQSVTKTDQMALVPARGIQSSAVCRDIDTAAKFIGAGAATVGVAGSGAGIGTVFGSLIIGYARNPSLKQQLFSYAILGFALSEAMGLFCLMVAFLILFAM